A genomic stretch from Gorilla gorilla gorilla isolate KB3781 chromosome 20, NHGRI_mGorGor1-v2.1_pri, whole genome shotgun sequence includes:
- the RTN2 gene encoding reticulon-2 isoform X1, which translates to MGQVLPVFAHCKEAPSTASSTPDSTEGGNDDSDFRELHTAREFSEEDEEETTSQDWGTPRELTFSYIAFDGVVGSGGRRDSTARRPRPQGRSVSEPRDQHPQPSLGDSLESIPSLSQSPEPGRRGDPDTAPPSERPLEDLRLRLDHLGWVARGTGSGEDSSTSSSTPLEDEEPEEPNRLEAGEAGEELDLRLRLAQPSSPEVLTPQLSPGSGTPQAGTPSPSRSRDSNSGPEEPLLEEEEKQWGPLEREPVRGQCLDSTDQLEFTVEPRLLVADLLYWKDTRTSGVVFTGLMVSLLCLLHFSIVSVAAHVALLLLCGTISLRVYRKVLQAVHRGDGANPFQAYLDVDLTLTREQTERLSQQITSRVVSAATQLRHFFLVEDLVDSLKLALLFYILTFVGAIFNGLTLLILGVIGLFTIPLLYRQHQAQIDQYVGLVTNQLSHIKAKIRAKIPGTGALASAAAAVSGSKAKAE; encoded by the exons ATGGGGCAGGTCCTGCCGGTCTTCGCCCACTGCA AAGAAGCTCCGTCTACAGCCTCCTCAACTCCTGATTCCACAGAAG GAGGGAACGACGACTCCGATTTTCGAGAGCTGCACACAGCCCGGGAATTCTCAGAGGAGGACGAAGAGGAGACCACGTCGCAGGACTGGGGCACCCCCCGGGAGCTGACCTTCTCCTACATCGCCTTTGATGGTGTAGTGGGCTCTGGGGGCCGCAGGGATTCAACTgcccgccgcccccgcccccagggCCGCTCAGTCTCGGAACCACGAGACCAGCACCCtcagcccagcctgggcgacagcttGGAGAGCATCCCCAGCCTGAGCCAATCCCCGGAGCCTGGACGACGGGGTGATCCTGACACCGCCCCTCCATCCGAGCGCCCTCTGGAAGACCTGAGGCTTCGGTTGGACCATCTGGGCTGGGTGGCCCGGGGAACAGGATCCGGGGAGGACTCTTCCACCAGCAGCTCCACCCCGCTGGAAGACGAAGAACCCGAAGAACCCAACAGATTGGAGGCAGGAGAAGCTGGGGAAG AACTGGACCTACGACTGCGACTTGCTCAGCCCTCATCGCCCGAGGTCTTGACTCCCCAGCTCAGTCCGGGCTCTGGGACACCCCAGGCCGGTACTCCGTCCCCATCCCGATCGCGAGATTCTAACTCTGGGCCCGAAGAGCCATtgctggaagaggaagaaaagcagtGGGGGCCACTGGAGCGAGAGCCAGTAAGGGGACAGTGCCTCGATAGCACGGACCAATTAGAATTCACGGTGGAGCCACGCCTTCTAG TGGCGGACCTGCTGTACTGGAAGGACACGAGGACGTCAGGAGTGGTCTTCACAGGCCTGATggtctccctcctctgcctcctgcactTTAGCATCGTGTCCGTGGCCGCGCACGTGGCTCTGTTGCTGCTCTGCGGCACCATCTCTCTCAGGGTTTACCGCAAAGTGCTGCAGGCCGTGCACCGGGGGGATGGAGCCAACCCTTTCCA GGCCTACCTGGATGTGGACCTCACCCTGACTCGGGAGCAGACGGAACGTTTGTCCCAGCAGATCACCTCCCGCGTGGTCTCGGCGGCCACGCAGCTGCGGCACTTCTTCCTGGTAGAAGACCTCGTGGATTCCCTCAAG CTGGCCCTCCTCTTCTACATCTTGACCTTCGTGGGTGCCATCTTCAATGGTTTGACTCTTCTCATTCTGG GAGTGATTGGTCTATTCACCATCCCCCTGCTGTACCGGCAGCACCAG GCTCAGATCGACCAATATGTGGGGTTGGTGACCAATCAGTTGAGCCACATCAAAGCTAA GATCCGAGCTAAAATCCCAGGGACCGGAGCCCTGGCCTCTGCAGCAGCCGCAGTCTCCGGATCCAAAGCCAAAGCCGAATGA
- the PPM1N gene encoding probable protein phosphatase 1N, which translates to MAVLARQLQRLLWTACKKKEREEGREEEEEEEAGSRAPEGPRSLLTAPRRAQRPHGGAEASGGLRFGASAAQGWRARMEDAHCTWLSLPGLPPGWALCAVLDGHGGARAARFGARHLPGHVLQELGPEPSEPEGVREALRRAFLSADERLRSLWPRVETGGCTAVVLLVSPRFLYLAHCGDSRAVLSRAGAVAFSTEDHRPLRPRERERIHAAGGTIRRRRVEGSLAVSRALGDFAYKEAPGRPPELQLVSAEPEVAALARQAEDEFMLLASDGVWDTVSGAALAGLVASRLRLGLAPELLCAQLLDTCLCKGSLDNMTCILVCFPGAPRPSEEKIRRELALDAALCRRIAELCASAQKPPSLNTVFRTLASEDIPDLPPGGGLDCKATVIAEVYSQICQVSEECREKGQDGDGKSTPTHLGSALDMEA; encoded by the exons ATGGCGGTCCTGGCCCGCCAGCTGCAGCGTCTCCTCTGGACCGCTTgcaaaaaaaaggagagggaggaggggagggaggaagaggaggaggaggaggcggggaGCAGGGCCCCCGAAGGGCCTCGGTCTCTGTTGACAGCGCCGCGCCGCGCCCAGCGGCCGCACGGGGGTGCTGAGGCGTCTGGGGGCCTGCGCTTCGGGGCGAGCGCAGCGCAAGGCTGGCGCGCGCGCATGGAGGATGCTCACTGCACTTGGCTTTCGTTACCTGGTCTGCCCCCGGGCTGGGCCTTGTGTGCCGTCCTCGACGGCCACGGTGGGGCTCGAGCTGCCCGCTTCGGTGCACGCCATTTGCCAGGCCATGTGCTCCAGGAGCTGGGCCCGGAGCCTAGCGAGCCCGAGGGCGTGCGCGAGGCGCTGCGCCGAGCCTTCTTGAGCGCCGACGAGCGCCTGCGCTCCCTCTGGCCCCGCGTGGAAACGGGCGGCTGCACGGCCGTGGTGTTACTGGTCTCCCCGCGGTTTCTGTACCTGGCGCACTGCGGTGACTCCCGCGCGGTGCTGAGCCGCGCTGGCGCCGTGGCCTTCAGCACAGAGGACCACCGGCCCCTTCGACCCCGGGAACGCGAGCGCATCCACGCCGCTGGCGGCACCATCCGCCGCCGCCGCGTCGAGGGCTCTCTGGCCGTGTCGCGAGCGTTGGGCGACTTTGCCTACAAGGAGGCTCCGGGGAGGCCCCCCGAGCTACAGCTCGTTTCTGCGGAGCCTGAGGTGGCCGCACTGGCACGCCAGGCTGAGGACGAGTTCATGCTCCTGGCCTCTGATGGCGTCTGGGACACTGTGTCTGGTGCTGCCCTGGCGGGACTGGTGGCTTCGCGCCTCCGCTTGGGCCTGGCCCCAGAGCTTCTCTGCGCGCAGCTGTTGGACACGTGTCTGTGCAAG ggcagcctggacaacatgacctGCATCCTGGTCTGCTTCCCTGGGGCCCCTAGGCCTTCTGAGGAGAAGATCAGGAGGGAGCTAGCACTGGACGCAGCCCTGTGCCGCAGAATCGCTG AACTGTGTGCCTCTGCTCAGAAGCCCCCCAGCCTGAACACAGTTTTCAGGACTCTGGCCTCAGAGGACATCCCAGATTTACCTCCTGGGGGAGGGCTGGACTGCAA GGCCACTGTCATTGCTGAAGTTTATTCTCAGATCTGCCAGGTCTCAGAAGAGTGCAGAGAG AAGGGGCAGGATGGGGATGGGAAGTCCACCCCCACGCATTTGGGCTCAGCCTTGGACATGGAGGCCTGA
- the RTN2 gene encoding reticulon-2 isoform X2 — protein MGQVLPVFAHCKEAPSTASSTPDSTEGGNDDSDFRELHTAREFSEEDEEETTSQDWGTPRELTFSYIAFDGVVGSGGRRDSTARRPRPQGRSVSEPRDQHPQPSLGDSLESIPSLSQSPEPGRRGDPDTAPPSERPLEDLRLRLDHLGWVARGTGSGEDSSTSSSTPLEDEEPEEPNRLEAGEAGEELDLRLRLAQPSSPEVLTPQLSPGSGTPQAGTPSPSRSRDSNSGPEEPLLEEEEKQWGPLEREPVRGQCLDSTDQLEFTVEPRLLVADLLYWKDTRTSGVVFTGLMVSLLCLLHFSIVSVAAHVALLLLCGTISLRVYRKVLQAVHRGDGANPFQAYLDVDLTLTREQTERLSQQITSRVVSAATQLRHFFLVEDLVDSLKLALLFYILTFVGAIFNGLTLLILGVIGLFTIPLLYRQHQAQIDQYVGLVTNQLSHIKAKCPPRVSCPTS, from the exons ATGGGGCAGGTCCTGCCGGTCTTCGCCCACTGCA AAGAAGCTCCGTCTACAGCCTCCTCAACTCCTGATTCCACAGAAG GAGGGAACGACGACTCCGATTTTCGAGAGCTGCACACAGCCCGGGAATTCTCAGAGGAGGACGAAGAGGAGACCACGTCGCAGGACTGGGGCACCCCCCGGGAGCTGACCTTCTCCTACATCGCCTTTGATGGTGTAGTGGGCTCTGGGGGCCGCAGGGATTCAACTgcccgccgcccccgcccccagggCCGCTCAGTCTCGGAACCACGAGACCAGCACCCtcagcccagcctgggcgacagcttGGAGAGCATCCCCAGCCTGAGCCAATCCCCGGAGCCTGGACGACGGGGTGATCCTGACACCGCCCCTCCATCCGAGCGCCCTCTGGAAGACCTGAGGCTTCGGTTGGACCATCTGGGCTGGGTGGCCCGGGGAACAGGATCCGGGGAGGACTCTTCCACCAGCAGCTCCACCCCGCTGGAAGACGAAGAACCCGAAGAACCCAACAGATTGGAGGCAGGAGAAGCTGGGGAAG AACTGGACCTACGACTGCGACTTGCTCAGCCCTCATCGCCCGAGGTCTTGACTCCCCAGCTCAGTCCGGGCTCTGGGACACCCCAGGCCGGTACTCCGTCCCCATCCCGATCGCGAGATTCTAACTCTGGGCCCGAAGAGCCATtgctggaagaggaagaaaagcagtGGGGGCCACTGGAGCGAGAGCCAGTAAGGGGACAGTGCCTCGATAGCACGGACCAATTAGAATTCACGGTGGAGCCACGCCTTCTAG TGGCGGACCTGCTGTACTGGAAGGACACGAGGACGTCAGGAGTGGTCTTCACAGGCCTGATggtctccctcctctgcctcctgcactTTAGCATCGTGTCCGTGGCCGCGCACGTGGCTCTGTTGCTGCTCTGCGGCACCATCTCTCTCAGGGTTTACCGCAAAGTGCTGCAGGCCGTGCACCGGGGGGATGGAGCCAACCCTTTCCA GGCCTACCTGGATGTGGACCTCACCCTGACTCGGGAGCAGACGGAACGTTTGTCCCAGCAGATCACCTCCCGCGTGGTCTCGGCGGCCACGCAGCTGCGGCACTTCTTCCTGGTAGAAGACCTCGTGGATTCCCTCAAG CTGGCCCTCCTCTTCTACATCTTGACCTTCGTGGGTGCCATCTTCAATGGTTTGACTCTTCTCATTCTGG GAGTGATTGGTCTATTCACCATCCCCCTGCTGTACCGGCAGCACCAG GCTCAGATCGACCAATATGTGGGGTTGGTGACCAATCAGTTGAGCCACATCAAAGCTAA ATGCCCACCCCGCGTCTCTTGCCCCACCTCGTGA